The following are encoded in a window of Epilithonimonas zeae genomic DNA:
- a CDS encoding thioredoxin family protein codes for MKKILLLTLFLIQTSGFAQVYWMTMTQALAAQKKEPKKILIDFYADWCAPCKEMDKFTFNHPEIAKIINENFYAVKFESDGNETVSFAGHTFINPDYKGKRSKSGLHQFSKYMNINMIPTMVFLDEKTDPITSLSGALKAKEVEPYFSMIASNEYKTIKTRKEWEGYQKKFKSKIKE; via the coding sequence ATGAAAAAAATTTTATTATTAACCTTATTTCTTATTCAAACTTCAGGGTTTGCGCAAGTCTACTGGATGACGATGACGCAAGCTCTTGCAGCTCAGAAAAAAGAACCAAAGAAAATCCTGATTGATTTCTATGCAGATTGGTGCGCACCTTGCAAAGAGATGGACAAATTCACTTTCAATCATCCGGAAATTGCAAAAATTATCAATGAAAATTTTTATGCTGTAAAGTTTGAAAGTGATGGGAACGAAACTGTTAGTTTTGCCGGACATACATTTATCAATCCTGATTATAAAGGCAAAAGATCTAAAAGCGGACTTCATCAGTTTTCCAAATATATGAACATCAATATGATCCCGACAATGGTTTTTCTGGATGAGAAAACAGACCCAATTACCAGTCTTTCTGGCGCGCTGAAAGCTAAAGAAGTAGAACCCTATTTCTCTATGATTGCTTCCAACGAGTACAAGACCATCAAGACCCGAAAAGAATGGGAAGGCTATCAGAAAAAGTTCAAATCGAAAATCAAAGAATAA